ACCAGTACATGGAAGGGGTTCTCTCAACCTTTCTGCTGATGGAGTCCTATTGCTTGTGGCATCCTTTGCTGAGGTAATCCCCGAACCATCAGCACCTTGACTTTTTCTAATACTCCTACATGCAATATCAGTGCCAACCTTTTCTTGGCCAGCCTTCCTTTTAAGGTTTTTGGATCTTATTGGAGACTTAACGCCTTTTGCTGCTTCCTCATTGATGCCTTCCTCAAGTTTTATAGTTGAGTCTCTTTTCTGTTTTATTGGAGGAAGAGACTTGGCAAGGGAAATATGATCACTATTAAAGCTAGTAGCATTGCTCGACTTTGTCTTGTCTGTGTATTATACATATGCAGTTCTTAGTGAACATTCAATTGCTAATGgacaagaaaagagaaaatgatGAAGATTGAACTCGAAGTATTCAACATTATTGGGAGTTAAAACAGCCTGGGGTAACATTTGTTTAATAGTGATCTCAGGATAATGTTGCATTTTTGTCCATTTTTACTTAAAGATGTTTTCATTTTTCTGTTGAAGGGAAACTTTAAAGAATATTGTAATGGGAACTTGGAAGCACAAGAGACCTTTCAAGCAAAGGAAAACAGCACAGAGAGGAAGTACCTGATGTTCCATATTTTTGGTGCAGATCCTATGTAGCACATAGATAAAGGAAAATGTCAATTTGATTGTTCAAGTTCAACAACATAACAAGAAGGAATATTTCTACGAAGTTGGATAGCCCACTCACCAGGGCAAGGTTAAAGTCAATGAGGTAGCCTTTATCAACCTTTCTTGAAAAAAGAAAGTTTCCAGGTTTAACATCTCTGTGAACAATACCCTGCATGTAAGAAAATTAGAAGTTAGTTGTGTTAACAGGAAATCCATTCAGTTCATTTGCCTCTTTTCTGATACTCCTACCTGTTTGTGTAAACCAGCAAGTGCCCTGAACATGCAAAAGCCATACCACCGAAGTTGGGAAACAGTCATATCTCTTTTCAAAACCTTAAGTATGAACCATGACAGTAAACATGTTAAGATAACgactaatatattttaaaccaGATAATCAAAAGATAAAAGAGAAATCAACCTCTGGTCTATCATGCTCGACATGCTCTAGAACAAGGCAGTCGGACTTTCCATTCTTGAATGATCCTTCATACTTAATGACACAGTTCCTTCCCCTGTCATAAAGCAAAGGTTTTAGAAGAGTTCCCATAGTACATATATAACTATAGATATAATATATGCAAATATTCATGTTGTATCCATGGTTCCTCAAAAAAATCTCCTACATCATTACCCAAAGCGCTCGAGCATCTTTAACTCATTATGGACATGTTGTATGTTAGCATTTGGGTGAGGACCTGCAAAGTCACAATCATCGTCTCAATTATATTGATCACCATAGAAGCATCAAAAATGGTCAGCAGTTGAGGGCCATACATGGATTTGTATCAGAGAAACTGAATGATGAAAAGATCATAGATACTCCATTTTACCATTTCTTTGATAATGAAACAACTTTTCAGCACGGCAACAATGCACAAGAGTTTAAACAATGCCTCAAAACCGATACAGAGATATAAATAGCAAAATTCAGTGCCACAAAGAAATCATgtactccctctgtcccaatTCATATgacacttttctttttagtcagtTCCATAAAGAATGACACTTTTTCTTATTTGGCAAGCATTTAATGACCCCATCAACATTTTACCCATGTTGGGTCCCACTTGTTTGGCAAAAAAGTTCATAAAGATGTAATTCTCTATCTAaaacttcatttattttaaCGATAATTTTGGAACATAGCGAAGTCTTCCAtatttcttaaactttgtgTCCAATCAAACtacatcacataaattgggatagagGGAGTAATAAAGAAGACAGAATGCCTCAAATCTTTTGATGCACCATCAACCTATACTACAATATGTTCTCACTTTGACCTTGCTCAATAAGGTTAGCGAGTATCGACCTACGCCTTTCACAGATATATCATGGAAGATAACTagtcaagttcaacaatatGGAAGAATGATAACAGCATTCAACTGCTAAAGGATCCCCAAATAATCATATGATCAGATATAGCAAATCaaagaaattaaatttaatataataagcAAGTGTTTGTGTGTGCATCATACATTTAATTGCAAATTTCACTTCATCACTCTTTCTCCTTGCCCTGTACACCGTCCCATAACCACCTGCAAATAGTCATCAGGATTGTTAAAGCTGTAATCTGATAAAAACTTCGGAACAATCATTGCTACAGATTGAAAGCCAGTCAAAGGTAAATACCTgaaccctcttcttcctccacAATGTAAGACTCAAACTTAGGCAATTGATTTTGCTCTGATTGATTCTATAAAACAAGCATCTTGAAGTTTACATCATGATTTTATAGCAGTAAACTTACCAAATACAAGTCAGAATAAAATGATGCACTGGAGCTTACTTTTGCAGAGTTACATATGAAATTCTCCACATTTTCTTTTGGATTTTCCTTCCTCTCTTTGATGCCCATACCCAAGTCATAGTTCTGTTTGTGCTTCAGCTTCACAGGGATTGACTTTGCGTCTCTTCTGAGTTGCTCTTTTTTGAGAAGCAGACTGGCAGCATTATGATCCTTTGGTGCCTTGGAATTCTTCAGCTCCCCGTGATCTAATACATCCCTCTGAAGGGATTTTGAATTGGGGAATGACTTTCCCAGCTGCTTCTGACCAAATGATTGTGCGCACGTTAAGATGGCATGGCTCTGCAGAAGTGAAGTCCTGCGTTCCTTGGTAGCATTCTCTGCAGGCAAATCATCTTGAGGTGATACGAAAGCCTTTGTCGGATGAGTCTCAGTACAGTTAACGTTTCTATTACTAACAGGACCAAAAGCTGGTTCTTCTTTGTTGCCTTCAACTAAATTTTCCTTTTGAGTCATCCTTTCAAGGTTGTGGACAGAAGCATCAGCTGCAGATGGCAAAATTTCCATTTCTTTGTCCACTATAGTACATAAATCTATGCAAgagtttattttcttttctgtaGTACCAACCATATCAGAAGCTGTACAGGTGGATGTGGTTTCCAATGAACTGGCAGGGTCTGGATTTAACTGAAGCATGGAACCTGTGGTACGTTCAACTGTCGTTGATCTAGGGGAACTGAACAGGCTATGAGTAGGAACTTTAGATTTACAAATAGGTATATGTACAAAATTTGCTTCATTACTGTTCTCTCCCGTCTCTAACTTGTTTTTGCATTCATATTCAATACTCTTAATTCCAGAACTTGATGGTCTGGCACTACCATCAATTATCCAAGAGGTTCTGAACATTTCATAAAATCCATTGAAATTGCAAGCCAATGGCAATGGTATTCTTGTCAATTGGTTCATGCCACACCTCAAATTGTTATTGGGGAGATATGCCTGTACCAGCAATTTTAGAGACAACAAAGATGAATATTTTGAACTCAAACATAAAAGTGGAACAAAACAATACATTCAAATGAAGGCCAATTACGAAGAATATTCATAGAGATGGTGAGGCAAATCAAGATTACCTTCCAAAATCCCCAGATCTCCCTAGGTCTATAGGGCATTATAGACAGAAAATTCAGAGAAGACTAATGTGTCATATTATCTAACAAGCCTTAGTGATCTTCCATGTATGTTATTTGATCCTAATTCAAGTTCTATTAGAAAATTTTGCATTCATATGAATGATTTCTCCTCATCTTTTGAATCAATAGCCATCTGAAATCATGAATTAAGAAGGGGATTCTCACTGCATTATCCCTTACCTGTGAAGTGTGAGCTATTTAAAAGTAAAAGCAATTAGAGAATAGagaattttgataatttatattAGGATTGTAATACACCCTCTAATTCTTCTCTTGGGCTAAAACATGTGAAAAATATCCTGTTGATTGGAAGCAATGATTCTCAAACTCAAAACCTGTCTACTTTTGGTGTATAAACAATGTCATCCAAAAGCTTAAACAATTaggaaataagaagaaaaaaaaactataggAAATAAACACTTCTATTTATACATATTAGGTCTCTTGCATTATTAATTAATAGCTCAAGTGAACATCTATTCCATGTAATTTAAGTCATATAGTAATAGAAGTTTCTAATAATCCATTCTCGTATTGATTCGTATATGCTATGAAGCATGGGAACTTCATGAAGAGCTACAATTGACTATTAATGCCCCCAAAAGGGAAAAACTATCCTAACCTTACAGTCTTTAAGTCTATATTACCTGAGATCTAAGATAGGGCCTTAATAGCCCAAACATTGAGTCTGCCTCTGCTATGCGTCAGATCTAATCCTATTCTGCTCAACGCAAACTTAATAGACAAATCTCTTTATTCCAAGACTGGACACTTCTAATGTATTCAAGTTTAGAAAACATTGACATTTTATATCCGCATTTTAACAAGCTCATTTACATATTTCTCATCTCATTTGACTGTCAATGCTAATTCTAAAAGGTTTGACTAAATATCAGCAAGGAGTACACCTTAACTAACTACACAGGCTCACAACTTTTCAAATTAAAAGATGAAAAGCTCCAAGGTTACCTGTCCAAAAATCCTCCGTGACATCGGAGGCAAAGGCATCATCACTTGATTTCTTCCCTTACctgaaaaaaacaaacaaaatactCAAGTTGAActccataatcataacatatggatcaaaaagaaatttaaaactGGACATAAGGTGTCCTACCATCAAAATTGTTGAAAAACCCTCTTTTATTAACCATTTGTGAATAGTCAAACTTCGATTCAGCTCTCTTCCTTTTCCTATAATATGTCCTAGTTATACACTCCCTCTGTCCTCTATTCCGGAGATCCCGAAACTCTAGCTGAGGTACAAAAGCCGGAACCGCATCCGCATTCGCGAAGAATTTAACGGTTGATGTGAATCCAATGGAAGAAAACGTGACGAAGTAATTGCTCGTCAAATGGAGAGGAGAATTAGGAATCGAACAGAGAAATACGATGAACTCCGGCGAAGCAGAAAATAACTTGCATTTGGATGAAAGCTCCGATGGCTGAGCTGGTCGTCCTGTTGATAatagaagagagaaaatgtgcCATGCTTTATGTATGTCGGAAATGGCCGTGTCGGAGAATGAGGTTAGTTGAAGTTCCATTGATTTTCAGATCTGAAAATACATGTGGATTTTGCTTGCAGAGAAATGAGAGAAAGTGAAAAATTGAGTTGAAGAGATGAGTGAATTAGAGGGAGAGAGAGGAGCGGGAAAATGATTCGCTGTAGGGTTTCATAATCCCGCCAATTTGTTTTATCGGAAAttgaaaagattaaaaaaaaatgtcaaatagAAGTagaatttaaatttctaaatcTCTATTGAGCAAACTGAAAATAGTACCAAAAAAGTCTACCTATAATCTAAAATTTTATAAGTTAGTTCAAACGGTAGACACAGTTCAATATTTTGTCGTAAGATGGAGAAACATATGAACTAACATTAGACTCGAATCTAATGATTTTGGAGGATATTCATGATTGCCTGCAGACGGAGGCTGGATTAGATTCCAGGTCCCAACCACTCAACCATGCCCTTGCGGGCAACCTTTAAagacaaaatttaaataatatcataaaaaaAGGGACATTTGTGTAAATCAATGAATAGCTCTTTTTTGGGTATCATTTAAATTTTATCccgatttttaaaaattgtgtaGATAAGCTGTAGTTTTTTTTGACAAAGAGTGCTTAACAATAGTATATGATTtttcatcatcatattatcataattTTATTGTCTTAACTGCTGTAGGAAATAGTGCATCATGTTCCTGATCTTGTTTGTAAACTATTAAGTACTTCTTGAAGTGTGATGTTGAAGTTTTGATTCTGTTTAGCTTCAATTTTTACTGGAACATGGTTTTTCCTACTATGGTTTAATGGTCAATTTTTATTCTGGTACAGTGGCACATGCGACAGGCGAAACGCTgctaattttcaagaaaaagaggaaacatATATGAACTGAAAAATGGTGAGAACGAATACAGGGaatcatatatcatcaaaaTGATCAATTTACAGAGAAAGAACAGAGCCAGCGAGCTCTCCAGTTCACCAACACTAGAAAATTTTACAGTAAACTAAAAGAATAACTGTGATTCCACAAACGAGGGGACTTGAGCTATTCTGTAGAAGGTGAAGACATCAACAGCGTAAACAGAAACCCAGCCACTAATCCAATGAGTCCCACCAGAAGTGCAAACTTTAGAGAAAAGCCTGCATCACTTCTCCGCCTTTTTTGTCGTTTCAGTACTTCCTGCAGTTCAGTGAGGCAACATATATGAAAGCAATGGCTAACTATACGAAAGGAGATGCATGGAAGATGATAGAACTTAAGTTCCAAAATCAAATAACACTTATCGAGAAATGATTAGTCTTAGATTCAGATACACAAGAAACATCTGAAGGTAAGATTATTATTGTTGATCTACAGCTATCTTCTTCTcgtgcttctttttttttcattaagttGAGTATAGTTTAATTTCATTTGCGACCAGATAATTATACGTCCAAAGCTTTCATTACATAATCCCTGTCTGCTTCAAATAAAGCAACGTGAGTCTAATCAAGTTGCTACTCCTCCTTCCCATGTGAAAGGGTAATTTCAAATCTTTCCTTCTGTTTTTGGTTCCCAGAACTATCCTGTCTTTTGGCCTTATCTAATGACTGTGTATAAGGACCCAAAATTATAATGAATTAATAGCAAGTCAAATACATCACATGCAATTTATCTTCTGCAGCTTTTCGTGTATCaacctatgttgctcggacgCTTCAAAAATTCAACGGGGTGAGGCATCGAAAGTAAAGAGTCCGCACAGCTTAGGTATCAACTAGGATTAATCTGATCAGATCTATATATTGAGCAATATTTATGTACTAATATATGGTACTATTAATTTGGACCAGCATATATTCTTACATGAAAGTAATTGTCACAACCaaacaaatagaaaaatatgtAAGTACACTAACCAGTTCCTCTTGCAGCTGCTGTGTTTGTCGGAAAACTGCATCCCTTTCATCTCTGGCACGCTGCACTGCTTGACTCTATACCATCAAAGAGAAAGCATATAGTACAATATCAAACTTGGGACAACGATAAAATTCTGCATCTCATGCATAAACTTGGAGATGGTGATTGCATTTAAATCTTTTGTGCATACATGATGTGCAAGACTGACTAAAAGTTTTAATTGGCCAACATAAGCCTCAATTCGATTAAAGCTAAAACCTATCTAAAGTTGCAAAATATTTCTTTGTCCGGAATATCAATTACGGAGCTTTATCCACTATGTCATGTCAGTAACGAAAGCTTAAACTGAGAATACTTCATCCATGATTTGACCAAATTCTATATCTAGAGTTGCAGTTCTCTTTTTTCAAGATTGAGAAGTAGAACCATCTGTTTTTGAAAAGTTTCATCTGGCATCAAGTGTGGGATACAAGGCAACGTGGCTCTGAAAAACTACTCCAAGATGGTACATGTCCCGTGATTTGACCAGGGCTTATGGGGATGGCCTAGAAGATCAAAGGGCATGTTGAATTTCAAGTGACTGATGGGCTTAGGCAACTTCCTTCTAAGAAATTCCGTTTAAGAATATAAGCCTTAGCAATTGTTCATTTGTTCAAATTTAGTCTTACATGGGCATCTCCATATGAGGTCTCAATTTTCTCAAGTAGTTCCTGAGGAGCAAGAAGAAAGAGTGTCTCCAccaaggaaagaagtggtcagaATCACGTTTTTGCAAAGACCATCCTTGACATCCTAATTATCAAGTAAAACTTACACAACACTATTTGCTCCATCAGGTTCCACAAAGTTCTTTTATCCATGTTCTTCCTCAAGAGAGGAAAATATCATCGACACAAACAgctatttaaataataaaagttCTCGTATCTTCTATTTCTTAATGGTGAAATGTTTCTTCTTAGAATTTGttataagcaaaaaaaaatatacacaaTTTTCCATCTAGGAAGGAGAAGCAAAGTGAGATGGTACATATCTGTTCTTCCATGATCATTTTATCCTCAAAAGGCAGAACAATAAGTGTAGTTCGTCCTCtctcaattttctttttgttttcacCAGTTTCGTCAGGAAAATCTCTTAAACCCTCCCATCACAAAGACAAACAAAAGCAACCACATAAAGCACCTAACCACTGTTGCAAACCCATTATCTAGAAAAGCCTAACattaaggggtcatttggtagcTCGATAAGAAACAAGTTGTCCGTGTATTAATTTTTGTGTAACTTATACGACGTTTGATAGGTAGATAGAAAATcagttattcatgtataaatTAATACGACGTATGGTTGACAATTTAGAAACccacataactaatacatgtataagttatgaggGAATAtgtgtattattttatgcaggaTAGAAGAtggaataactaatacataAATGATTAATACCTGCATAAAATACTATATAGATTCACTCATAATTAAACCCTACATTACTAATACCGATATAATTCTAACcagctaccaaacgaccccttaaaaTGAGTATGCACAGAAAACCAGTGGAAAGACTACTTGCATTATGAAATCTAGCAACACGTGACTCTTATatagaggaaaagaaaaagggaaaaaacaAAGACTGACAAGTTATAATGACTAAAACTTGTTCAAAATCTCCAGACATTATTAGAGAAACTTGAGGCCAGTTTTCTTAAAAACCTCACGTGCAAATATACATTTCAGTCACCAATCATTATATCCTCAGAAATCGAGTAGCATGACTTTTGGAAGAAGAAAGTAAGGACTTGGGATCTAAATTAGACTATGAGCTGAATTTAGAACTTACAGAGTTGACATCAGAACTTTGTTTAAACGCATCTTCAGAATGTCCCGGAGATGAGTGAGGAGAGATGTAAACAACCCTAAGCTTGCACTCTTCTACATTTCTTCCACTATCCTTATTAAACTGGATTAAGAAATAGTAGTCAATAGCATAGAGTGAAAATAAGAAGATAACAAACATTTTCTCTTCAATCATAATACAGAATTCCATCAAATTCTTACCGTATCTGGAGGAAGTTCATCAGCATCACTATTCACAATGGTGCTCTGTAAGAGGAACTTGTCCTTGCATTGCATGTCCGGGGGATACTCCTTTTGAGCTTGAAGGGTGACTGGAGACATTATTAAGTTAAGAACAATATAGGATGCAACCGATCATTAAAAGGATATCACTTTCTTTTATTGATAAGTGAAAACATAAAAGGATGTCAATGTCAGGATGGAACAACAAATTGCATGGACAACTGAGATGTtacaagaagaaaatattgaGAACAATGAAGTGCACCTAAATGGATATCTAACTGCATAGGCCTCCTATTAATAAAAAGAGACATCACATAGGATTTCAACATCACAGATTACAAATGGCCAAGTTGCAGAAATATTTATCACAGAATACTTGTTCTCTTGGATTATTTTAGTATATGATTAGTCTAATATCCCTGTTGCTAGATTCTCATCATATATGAAGGATGCATTGCATCATTGCAAATGGCGGATCTaggatttgaagtttatggcaTCCTACAGAGACCTCAAgttaatatacaataatatCTGGGTTCACACTCAATTTTCAAAATACAGGGTTTGAGCAACAGCTACTGGGTTCACGTGAACCCATAGGTTGAAGGCTAGATCCGCCCCAGATTGCAATCAAAAAGGTAGCATCTGCCATGCAATCAATCCAACAAAAATGAAAATTGTGCTGTGCACGAGACAATACACTGTAAGTCATTGAAGTAATTCCTAGTCATAACTCTGAAAGATAAATATATCCTACCTAAGTGTGAATATATAATCAGCAAAAAGGAGTAAACTGATCCAAGCCAATATTTGAACATTATAAACACTCATTTGcaatatacaatgatatgaataaatgCTGCTTTACTATATTTTCTGGCTAACGGTGAAACTAGTGTAAAGAAACTTTTGTGCAGGATATGTTTGCAAGAATATTCTTCTACTACATTCGAAGCTAACTGTGATATAAAAGATTTCAGTGCTTCTAATAGAACTTTAAGATTCAGAGTGGCACCTCGTATAAAACATGAATCCCAGGGATGTATGACACCCGTGTTTGGCCGAACAAAGTACTTTTTAGGAGAAGTAGTTTTCACCTAACAATGAAAATAAAACATGATGTATCTAGATATGAGTTGTAATAGTCATTAAAAATGTGATAAAGCAGCTGTGAGATTTTGACAAATTCAGATAAAGCATACCTTGAAAGCAACATAATGCTCTGTGCTGTTTGTAACTTTAAGATCAGAGTAGCTTTGTTTCTCCCGCTCAACTAACACAGGAAAGCCAAGTGATACGTATGATAGTGTATGCTACAAAAAGTACCAATAAAAGGCCTCTGACCTACAAGCCTCAaacaaggaagaaaagaaacaactcCTTCACGCAACCCAAAGAACTAACTGAAGacaaaaaaatcacaaaatcaTGTAAAGTACAAAGATCTCAATCATGTTGCCGGTTTAGATGTGCTACTACTGATATGCTCCGCTGCATAAgaacattattatttttaagttgGAAAACGAACACTACTAAGATATTACATGTGTGAATGTGCTCTAGAGTCCTCCAATCACTTATTTATACATTGCAGCAAGACATGGTAAGTCTGATATTTATTCCTCACTCTTTATGGAGTGCAGTGGATTATGCCTAAATACTAAAGGAGACCTTTCAGAGCTGGGAGGGGTACAAAGAAAAGAAGGAACTCAAAATGTGGATATCCCTTAGTTATTCTCTGAACTGTTTGGTTGAAGAGGacctaaagatgttttggaaacaAAGCAAAACCAACTTTTTGTCTAAAATTCAGACGCCCTCATTCATTAAGCTTTTGATGTAAATTGAAAAATGTAACTGACTTTGATTTAATCCTGTAGATATTTTGGAGCATCTATTTGGTACTATGATTAATTAAATTATCTTTCTTactgaaaatatatatagaaaggATTCATATAGCTGATCTAACTTAGTGAGATACTTAGCTCTCAAATTATATCAACAGCTCTGAAATTTTATAATTCACAAGTCGATTTTCTACTAGCGCCAAGTTTTTAGCTTCCATGTTTGACACATACAATTACAGAAAAACATGTCTTAGTTttccttcttatttttttgtgaTGATGGCGTCCGCTAACTAGAGTGTACCTCAATTATTCCACTGGTATGTGCTACCTTCCACTACCAAGTACCTCTGTCCATCCAAATTTAGGCAGATGGGAAGTATTATGTCTTATAGTTTAACTCAGTTATACTGATTAATCTCTCATAGTTACTCACCCCAATATAAATTGATACACAACCACTCTTTTGACTccattaaattcaaaattaagcTCACATTTTGCACAAAGAAatcaaaacaacaacatacccagtgaaatcccactaggtggggtttggggaaggtagagtgtacgcagaccttaccactacttcATGAAAGTAGAGAAGTTGTGTCTGAAAAACCATCGGATCAAGTGCATCAACCGagtaataaaagaagaaaaccaTGAAGAAAGCATAACAGTAAATACAGCAATAGAGTGAAGTCTACAAGAAAGAATCTAGTGTACGACTATTACTACAAACACTAACAAGCCTAAGCATGATACCCTTTTAACcttactaaccttctaccctaatacgtaATCTCAATTCCTTTTTATCTAAAGTCGTCTCCTCGGTAATATGAAGTTGCACCATTAACTGCCTAATCACCTCTTCCAAATACTTTTCCGGCCTACCTCTATCCCTCCGCACACCCTGTACAACCAGCTTCTCGCATCTCCTCACTGGGGCGTCGGTGCacctcctctgcacatgcccaaaccatcttcGTTGcgcttccctcatcttgtccCCCACAGAGGTCACTACCACCTTCTTCTgaataacctcatttctaatcatgtcattcctagtatgcccacacatccatctcaacgtCTTCATCTctgcaacatgcatcttctgaacatatAAGTTCTTGACTGGTCAGCCCTCACCCAATACAACAAGGACGTTCCAACCACCACTCtataaaacttacctttaagtttaggtggtaccttCTTAACACACAAGACTCCAGatgcaagcctccatttcatccctGCTGCCTCAATGTGATGTGTGATAACATCGTCAATGTCACCACTGTCCTAGATTACGGACCCAAGATATTtaaaactctctctctctctctgagGAATATTCTGCGTAGCGAGCCTTTGCACAAAGAAATCGAGGAACAAAAACATTTAATAACAAAACCTTACATGAAATCCTTTTAAACTTCGCCCATAAAGTCACTCtcgtctttttattttttttctcctttttgacGGGTAGTCACTCGTCTCTTAAACCCTCTTCCCGTGTCCAGCCCCTACCTCTCAAGTCTCAACCACGAGATAAGTTTAAAAACAGATCCGATCAGGATGTGAGCAGCTCATCTATTATTTCCTCAAAACAATTTCACCACAAAGCTCATAATTTTAAGACAAAATTCACATACATTAGTCTGTAAGTGCTTAATAGAACAACACTTTTCCGCCCTGCCTATGGCCCTCTTCATATATAGGTAAAACTCATATTTACATGCCATTCTATTTTCTTCATTACGACACCTCAATAACATTTGCTTGCAGTTAACCAAATCAAAATTACAACTTTCCTCATCACAAGAAATccaattaaaacaaaaaatcaGAGAGAGAGTTACATTGGAATTTGAGCTCTTCGGGACTAACATATATCAACTGGTTGTTAGCACCAGTCATGGTTACGATCGAACCTCAAAGTTATCAGCAGCTATCAAAAACCTAAAAGATAGACAAACCCTAGGTCACACAAAATGCATCTAATAGTAATGCTGTTTGAAATCAAATAGGAAAAGAAATAAATACCTTTCACCGGTAAGATCTCAGTAGCTTTACGGCGAGAAAGAGGAAAATTGAATATTTGTGTTATGAAGGTTTCTTATACAGCGAGGGTAGTGGgtatcaaatatcaatcaatcaatacTAACGAGGAAAGGCCAAGAGAGGGACGTGGTGGAAATGATGGCACGACACATGGCCTAACTGTTACGAAGCTGACGTCCGATTCAAAAGCGAATGTTAGTACTCCttcctctt
The genomic region above belongs to Solanum dulcamara chromosome 5, daSolDulc1.2, whole genome shotgun sequence and contains:
- the LOC129889793 gene encoding uncharacterized protein LOC129889793 — its product is MELQLTSFSDTAISDIHKAWHIFSLLLSTGRPAQPSELSSKCKLFSASPEFIVFLCSIPNSPLHLTSNYFVTFSSIGFTSTVKFFANADAVPAFVPQLEFRDLRNRGQRECITRTYYRKRKRAESKFDYSQMVNKRGFFNNFDGKGRNQVMMPLPPMSRRIFGQAYLPNNNLRCGMNQLTRIPLPLACNFNGFYEMFRTSWIIDGSARPSSSGIKSIEYECKNKLETGENSNEANFVHIPICKSKVPTHSLFSSPRSTTVERTTGSMLQLNPDPASSLETTSTCTASDMVGTTEKKINSCIDLCTIVDKEMEILPSAADASVHNLERMTQKENLVEGNKEEPAFGPVSNRNVNCTETHPTKAFVSPQDDLPAENATKERRTSLLQSHAILTCAQSFGQKQLGKSFPNSKSLQRDVLDHGELKNSKAPKDHNAASLLLKKEQLRRDAKSIPVKLKHKQNYDLGMGIKERKENPKENVENFICNSAKNQSEQNQLPKFESYIVEEEEGSGGYGTVYRARRKSDEVKFAIKCPHPNANIQHVHNELKMLERFGGRNCVIKYEGSFKNGKSDCLVLEHVEHDRPEVLKRDMTVSQLRWYGFCMFRALAGLHKQGIVHRDVKPGNFLFSRKVDKGYLIDFNLALDLHQKYGTSDKTKSSNATSFNSDHISLAKSLPPIKQKRDSTIKLEEGINEEAAKGVKSPIRSKNLKRKAGQEKVGTDIACRSIRKSQGADGSGITSAKDATSNRTPSAERLREPLPCTGRKELINLVQEVRQRSSHADMSGPTSKRKRVAATPGKVEKKYYITPMPLHSSGSAIGGAGLLKSKGDRNQKREGPCVGTKGFRAPEVLFRSVHQGTKLDIWSAGVTLLYFIIGRTPFAGDPEQNIKEIVKLKGSEDLWEVAKLHNRESSFPTDLFDTKSLSPVKLREWCSRNTRKSDFLESIPQSLIDLVDKCLTSNPRLRISAEEALWHDFFAPCHETLRKQKLHRQRFSQESQHLGSTLTLPENSQSCGVVL
- the LOC129889794 gene encoding vesicle-associated protein 2-1 — encoded protein: MTGANNQLIYVSPEELKFQFEREKQSYSDLKVTNSTEHYVAFKVKTTSPKKYFVRPNTGVIHPWDSCFIRVTLQAQKEYPPDMQCKDKFLLQSTIVNSDADELPPDTFNKDSGRNVEECKLRVVYISPHSSPGHSEDAFKQSSDVNSSQAVQRARDERDAVFRQTQQLQEELEVLKRQKRRRSDAGFSLKFALLVGLIGLVAGFLFTLLMSSPSTE